The sequence TATTTAGTAAACGAAAATGCAAAAGGAGAAGATTTTGGAAGACCTGGACATATTTTTCCTTTAATTGCTAAAGAAGGTGGTGTTTTAAGAAGAACTGGACATACAGAAGCTGCAGTCGATCTTGCTCGTTTAGCAGGTTTTAAACCAGCTGGAATTTTAGTTGAAATTTTAAATGAAGATGGATCTATGGCTCGCTTACCTCAGTTAGTTGAAGTAGCAAAACGCTTTGATTTAAAACTTATTTCAATTGAAGATTTGGTTGCTTACCGAATGAAACACGACAGTTTGATTCAGAAAAAAGAAGATTTTGAAATCAACACTAAATTTGGTCAATTTCGTTTAAGAGCATATTTACAAGTTACAAACAAACAGATTCATATTGCACTTACAAAAGGTGTTTGGAACAATGGTGATACGGTTTTAACTCGTATTAATTCAACACAAATTAATAACGATATTTTAGAAACATTAACTAACAATAACGAAGAAAAGTTAGACAAAATGTTTAAAGCAATTGATAAAGAAGGTCGTGGTGCCATTATTTTTATCAACCAAGATAATTCAAACTTAAATTTATTAAATCGTTTAGCAGAACTAAAAGCAAATCAATCAGAAACTGAAGTTGCCAAAGCTCCAAAAGTAGTTTTAGATGCAAAAGATTTTGGAATTGGTGCCCAAATTTTAC comes from Flavobacterium sp. I3-2 and encodes:
- the ribB gene encoding 3,4-dihydroxy-2-butanone-4-phosphate synthase; translation: MSDIQLNTIEEAIEDIRQGKVIIVVDDENRENEGDFIAAAEKVTPEMINFMATHGRGLICAPLTQKRCKELDLHPMVTNNTVLHQTAFTVSVDLIGHGCSTGISAHDRSKTISYLVNENAKGEDFGRPGHIFPLIAKEGGVLRRTGHTEAAVDLARLAGFKPAGILVEILNEDGSMARLPQLVEVAKRFDLKLISIEDLVAYRMKHDSLIQKKEDFEINTKFGQFRLRAYLQVTNKQIHIALTKGVWNNGDTVLTRINSTQINNDILETLTNNNEEKLDKMFKAIDKEGRGAIIFINQDNSNLNLLNRLAELKANQSETEVAKAPKVVLDAKDFGIGAQILHDLNISKIKLMSNSGETKRVGMIGYGLEIMDYINF